The proteins below are encoded in one region of Paramisgurnus dabryanus chromosome 2, PD_genome_1.1, whole genome shotgun sequence:
- the LOC135731337 gene encoding putative C-type lectin domain family 20 member A: MKATVSVYLFLCLCGLSSTLLRKHFYVTDQVTWQNAQTYCREHYDDLSTITKLEAEELASNPEVTEPEFWIGLYQNPANMSEWIWSGGEKQPVENWDIFEPNSEFENCATERKWSSKLNNVMCDLKLSFYCMKTSELILVNENKTWEEALEYCRLNYIDLVTIDSGSNMAEVIKNTMTSQTPYVWTGLRFLAGHWFWVSGEDVSYKAWSAGGELQCPGTNLQCGALDIANKVWKPTDCEKRLHFVCFNK, encoded by the coding sequence ATGAAGGCAACTGTTTCTGTATACCTATTCTTGTGCCTCTGTGGACTGAGCTCTACTCTACTTAGAAAACACTTCTACGTGACGGACCAGGTTACCTGGCAAAATGCACAGACGTACTGCAGAGAGCATTATGATGATTTGTCCACCATTACCAAACTAGAGGCAGAGGAGCTCGCCAGTAATCCAGAGGTTACTGAACCCGAATTTTGGATTGGACTATACCAAAATCCTGCAAATATGTCAGAATGGATTTGGTCTGGAGGTGAGAAACAACCAGTTGAAAATTGGGACATTTTTGAACCAAATTCAGAATTTGAGAATTGCGCCACTGAAAGAAAATGGAGTTCCAAACTGAACAATGTTATGTGTGATCTAAAGCTTTCATTTTATTGTATGAAGACCTCTGAGCTGATCCTGGTGAATGAGAATAAGACATGGGAAGAGGCTCTAGAGTACTGTAGACTAAACTATATTGATCTTGTCACTATCGACTCCGGGAGTAATATGGCAGAGGTGATAAAAAACACCATGACATCACAGACACCTTATGTATGGACTGGACTACGTTTTTTAGCTGGACATTGGTTCTGGGTCAGTGGAGAAGATGTTTCATATAAAGCCTGGTCTGCAGGGGGGGAGCTCCAGTGCCCTGGCACAAATCTCCAGTGTGGAGCTTTGGATATAGCAAATAAGGTTTGGAAACCTACAGACTGTGAAAAGAGattacattttgtttgttttaataagtaa